In the genome of Clostridia bacterium, the window AAATCCAGGGCCACGATTGTGGACATCCGCGTGACATCCGCGATCGACTTCCCAGCCACTGTCACAGCCAGAGCCTCCGGCTTGAGCCTCTTGCCTCCGCACGCCGGACATGGCCGGGAACTCATGAACTTCTCCAGATCCTCCCTGATGTGCTCAGACGTGGTTTCCCGATACCGGCGTTCAAGGTTTCGGACTACTCCCTCGAACCTGGATTCCCACGACTGCTCCCGCCCCTTGGAATCGTGGTATGTGAACTTGAACCTCTCCTGCCCGCACCCATGTTTGAGCATCTCCATGGCGGATTCGGGCATGTCACGAAGAGGGGCTGTGACGTCGACTCCCTTCACACCCGCGACCTCATAGATCCTCCCCAGGTAGAAGTCGGACACCACTCCATTCCGGCTGTACGGACGGATAGCGCCCTCGTTGATCGAGAGATCCATGTCGAAGATGAGCTCAGGATCGAATTCTATCTTCACTCCCAGCCCTGAGCAGACAGGGCAGGCGCCGTAAGGGCTATTGAAGGAGAACAGCCTTGGCTCGAGCTCCCCGAAGCTCAGGCCACATTCCGGGCAGGCCAGCTTCTCGGAGAATATCATCTCTCCGCTATCGAGCATGTCCACAACGACTACGCCATCGCCGAGCTTCAGCGCGGTCTCGAGGGAGTCTGCAAGCCTCCGCTCGATTCCGGGTTTCACCACGAGCCTGTCGACGACTGCCTCGATCTTGTGGATCTTGTATCTCTCGAGGACGATATCCTCGGTAAGTTCATGTACAACTCCATTGGTCCGAACCCGTGCAAACCCCTCGCGGCGCAGATCGTCAAGAACCTTCTTGTGTTCGCCCTTCTTCCCGCGGATCACAGGCCCAAGCACCTGGATGCGGGCGCCCTCCGGCAGCGCCATGACCTTGTCGACTATCTGCTCAACTGCCTGCTGCGCGATCTCTCTTCCGCATTTCGGGCAGTGGGGAATGCCGATCCTCGCATAGAGGAGCCTCATGTAGTCGTATATCTCCGTGACCGTCGCCACGGTTGAGCGAGGATTCTTACTCGCCGCCTTCTGGTCGATGGAAATCGCAGGAGACAGACCCTCGATGTAGTCCACATCCGGCTTGTTCATCTGCCCGAGGAACTGGCGAGCATAGGCCGAAAGCGATTCGACGTAGCGGCGCTGACCCTCCGCGTATATGGTGTCGAAAGCAAGCGACGACTTGCCCGAGCCAGACAGCCCGGTGATGACCACTAGCTGGTCACGGGGAATGTCGATGCTGATATTCTTCAGGTTGTGTTCACGCGCTCCGCGGATGACAATACTGTTCTTGCTCATAAACTGGCGAACCTCCGTCTGAGATCCCTGATGTTATCCCGAATTCCCGCTGCTCGTTCGAACTCAAGAAGAGCCGCGGCCTTCTTCATCTGCTCCTCAAGGTACTTGATATGCCTCACAAGCTCCCGTTCGTCCATGGATTCCACATCAAGAGCGGCCTCCTTGTCCGAATCCGCGATAGCTTTCCCAGCCGCAGCCGGAACTTGGGCTCCGCTACCGTGGACGCCTGCGCGCCTGCCTGTGGATGCCTCGCTTCCGGCAGCTGCTTTCCCGACGCCGTCCCCACCCTCTCCGAACTGCCGGATGGCGGTCTTCACCGACGCAGGGGTGATTCCATGCTCCTCATTGAAACTTGACTGGATCACGCGTCGCCGTTCGGTTTCGCTGATCGCTTGCTTCATCGAGTCGGTGATCCTGTCTGCGTACATTATCACGCGCCCATCCACATTTCGTGCGGCTCGGCCGATTGTCTGAACAAGAGATGTGGCTGAGCGCAGGTAGCCCTCTTTGTCGGCGTCAAGGATGGCCACGAGCCCTACCTCCGGAAGATCCAGCCCCTCGCGAAGTAGGTTGATCCCCACGAGAACGTCAAACTCACCGAGCCTCAGGTCGCGCAGGATCTCGACCCTCTCCATCGTGTCGATCTCGGAGTGAAGGTACCTGACCCTGACGTCCAGCTCGCGCAGGTAGTCGGTAAGATCCTCAGCCATCTTCTTCGTAAGCGTCGTTACGAGCACGCGGTAGCCGCTCTCAACAGTGGTGCGTATCTGGCCGAGAAGGTCATCCACCTGCCCCCTGACTGGCTTGACTGTTAGCTCCGGATCGATCAACCCAGTCGGGCGGATTATCTGCTCCACCACCTGGGAAGAGTGAGTTCTCTCATACTCAGCTGGAGTGGCGGACACATATATGACCTGGTTGACTCTTCGCTCGAACTCATCGAACCGAAGGGGTCGGTTGTCGAAGGCAGACGGCAGCCGGAATCCATAGCCCACAAGGCTTTCCTTTCGAGACCTATCCCCAAAGTACATGCCTCGAATCTGAGGCACAGTCACATGTGACTCGTCGATGAACATGAGATAGTCGTCTGGGAAATAGTCGAGGAGTGTGGCCGGCGCATCCCCCGAATCCCTCCCGGCCAGGTGCCTGGAGTAGTTCTCCACCCCTGAGCAGTACCCAACCTCCTGGAGCATCTCAAGGTCAAACCGTGTTCGCTGCTCAAGCCTCTGAGCCTCCAGCAGTTTTCCCCCGGCCTTGAGCTCAGACAGCCGTGCATCCAGTTCTTGTTCGATGGCGCTAATGGCTGCTTTCATTCTCTCAGGGCTCGTAACATAGTGAGTAGCAGGGTAGATGAACGCTGAATCCCTGGCGCCGAGGATCTCGCCGGTCAGGGTGTCGACATCAGTGATGCGGTCGATCTCGTCTCCAAAGAATTCGACTCTGATTCCACTGTCGCCGCCAGCGGGGATGATCTCGACCACATCGCCACGCACCCTGAATGTGCCGCGGGTTATACCGATGTCGTTGCGGCTGTACTGAATAGCGACCAGCCTACGGAGGAGATGATCTCTATCGGCGCCCTGCCCCCGTTTCACCACGACCGCCTGTTTCAGGTACTCCTCAGGCATCCCCAGGCCGTATATGCACGAGACGCTAGCTACAATCACCACATCGCGCCTCTCCACCAGAGCGGAGGTTGCAGCATGGCGCATCCTATCGATCTCATCATTGATCTGGGCATCTTTTTCGATGTATGTGTCGCTCTGAGGTATGTATGCCTCAGGCTGGTAGTAGTCGTAATAGCTTACGAAATAGTGCACCGCATTCCGCGGGAAGAATTCACGAAACTCCGAGGCGAGCTGCGCCGCCAAAGTCTTGTTGTGGGCGATCACCAGCGTCGGCCTGCCCAGCTGCTGAATCAGATTGGCCATCGTGAAGGTCTTGCCACTGCCCGTGACCCCAAGCAGCACCTGGCCGCGCATGCCAGCCTCCACCCCCGCCATGAGTTTGCTGATTGCCTTGGGCTGATCCCCAGCTGGGGCGTAGTTCGACTTGAGTTTGAACTCGCGCACAACAACACCTCCGTCCGCCTGTGCAAGCTACATTATACCATGGGCGGCTGACTTGCAAGCGCAAATACGAACATGTATTCTCCCGAACAAGTATTCGACCCGGCTGCTAGTTTTCCTGCCGAGTATTCCCGTGATTCCGTATTGTGCATGCCTTCGATGCACTCCAGCTGCCGTCGGTTCCATGCTGCCTTCCCGGAGATGCGAGCCACGCTGCCCCTCTCGATGACTTGGCCTACTGAGTGGGCCGTAACTGTCCGCCGCCCGGGTTCGAGTTCGCTGGAAACAACGCCACTAGTCCCCTCACATTCGCAGGGGGTGAATGCGGCGCCTGGGAGATGCGTACAAGGCGGGAGAGTGCAATGAATCGAGACAGACTGCCGTCATGCCGCGAGGCCTGATTGAAGCCCTCCGAACGTGCGCCTCGG includes:
- the uvrB gene encoding excinuclease ABC subunit UvrB, with translation MREFKLKSNYAPAGDQPKAISKLMAGVEAGMRGQVLLGVTGSGKTFTMANLIQQLGRPTLVIAHNKTLAAQLASEFREFFPRNAVHYFVSYYDYYQPEAYIPQSDTYIEKDAQINDEIDRMRHAATSALVERRDVVIVASVSCIYGLGMPEEYLKQAVVVKRGQGADRDHLLRRLVAIQYSRNDIGITRGTFRVRGDVVEIIPAGGDSGIRVEFFGDEIDRITDVDTLTGEILGARDSAFIYPATHYVTSPERMKAAISAIEQELDARLSELKAGGKLLEAQRLEQRTRFDLEMLQEVGYCSGVENYSRHLAGRDSGDAPATLLDYFPDDYLMFIDESHVTVPQIRGMYFGDRSRKESLVGYGFRLPSAFDNRPLRFDEFERRVNQVIYVSATPAEYERTHSSQVVEQIIRPTGLIDPELTVKPVRGQVDDLLGQIRTTVESGYRVLVTTLTKKMAEDLTDYLRELDVRVRYLHSEIDTMERVEILRDLRLGEFDVLVGINLLREGLDLPEVGLVAILDADKEGYLRSATSLVQTIGRAARNVDGRVIMYADRITDSMKQAISETERRRVIQSSFNEEHGITPASVKTAIRQFGEGGDGVGKAAAGSEASTGRRAGVHGSGAQVPAAAGKAIADSDKEAALDVESMDERELVRHIKYLEEQMKKAAALLEFERAAGIRDNIRDLRRRFASL